DNA sequence from the Vicia villosa cultivar HV-30 ecotype Madison, WI linkage group LG3, Vvil1.0, whole genome shotgun sequence genome:
TTCAactgtttcttttcctttttcgtttaatattttaatacttttataCCGATATATAACGTAGTTGAATCAATATATTAAACTTATAGCTAATTATATAACATAGACATTTAGCATTACTAATAACACCAGTATCAGCTTGCTGCATGCTTGCCTCAATGTAGTGCATGCAATTTTTCATAATCTGTCATCATTTTTAAATAACCCTCAGACTGCAACCTTAAACACTGTCAAGCTTTAAACCTTTTTCTTTAACCATATCATGCCTGCTACAATtccaattttcaaagaaattgaaTAGTTGAGGCACAACACTAATTTTAACTACATTATCAATTGttataataaaaaatcaaaactaaaaaatttgcGCATTATCATAAGTTAGTGTATTATCATGAGTTTAGCATATAAGAAACTCAAAATAGTGAGATGCGTGGTACTATCCTTCAAACAAAAGTAAAGAAACAGAATAGGAAACTCTTCATGTTGTTATATACAATCAGCCACGTCTATGACTCCATCGTCAGTGGAACTCCCTGACGATATCATCAGCGAGGTATTATCCATTCTTCATGTGAAATCTCGTGTGCAACTTATGTGTGTGAGTAAGTCTTGGATAACACTCATCTTTGATCCCGGCCTTCGTGAAATCGCATCTCAAGAAATCGGTAGCATGGAATCTGCACTTCACACTAACCCCAAATCACGTCACAGAAATCCCATGCAGGTCCCCCTGCACTTCATACAATGTTTAATTGAGAATCTGTTGAGCCTTTCTGTTGATCCTTAGTATCATTTGAACGACAAATAATACTCTGGTACAATTGGTTCCTACAATGGATTGATTTGTTTCATTGGTGATTCTTTCACCGACGGGCTTCAAGAGTGATGGCTCTGTCTATGGAGAGCCCAGCCACAAGGATAACATAACATCTCAAAATTTGAGTATTTTGGTGATTCACATTTAAGCTTTACTTTTGGTTGTGATAATTCTACCAGACACCTATAAAGTGGTGGCATCGCGATACATTCATGATCGATTGACAAGTGAGGTGAAGGTTCTGACTTCTGATAACTCCTCTTCATTTGGACTATGGTGGACTGGGCATTCTGGTTGTGATAATCCCAACTAAACAATACACCTCACTTCCAATAGAATCTTCATCTTTAGTATGCGTGGTAGTATCACGGTGGCACCGTGATTATGTTGAAGCTCTAAAGTGTAGCTTTTGCAACTTCAGTGGCTAATTGTGATTCAGCCATACTCGAATCCAAACACGCACGAAATGAAGTAATACCCAATGACCAAACATTCTGATCATAAAACTGAAGACACTCACTTCCATGCACCAAAGTCAATGGATTGAAGTGATATATGACCAAGATACAGATCCTTCAAATGTTGCTTACACAACCCTAGTCGCCGTTTATTTAAGCTTGGATGAATGCAAGTTGAAAACCCAGTTTTCCAGCTTGGAGACTTTTGTCTTTCCATTACATGAAGAGTATAGACTCTTGGTGCTGGAGCTGAGCACCCATTTACAAAACAATTACACGGTCTTGCTTCGGTCACAATTCTTGCGAGAGACAACAAACACAAACCGCTATACACTATTCCATACATTAACGCCTCGTCATTGTCAAAAACTTCAACACCCGATACTTCATTCATTGTCTCCTTCTCCGCGTCATGCGCTTGTGGAAGCCAGCTAAGTTCTTCATCAAACCGCTTTTCTATCTCGGTTTCATGTATCCGATACTTTGTTGCTAAAGTACGAATGCATGATTTTCTAACTTGATCCGATATCAAAAGCTTTATTTCATTGAAGTTTGCGCAGTTCTCGTACCATTTCAGCCAGCGGCAAGCAATCCCAGAAAACCAGTCAATAATTTCACTTGTATCGTGCATGACTAGCAAATTAGCCGACCGCGGGAATCCATCTGGTGTAGTCAATCCATATCTCTCGAGACGTTTCTTTATGACATAGACAGGAGCAATGATTTCGGTTTTAGCAACCACCTTTTCTTCTGAGCTGTTATTATTTGGCAAAAGCTTGAGAATAGAATCTGCCTCAGCCGATATATACTTCTCGGCCTGTTTCATAAACTCGTAAAAGGAATCCGTTAGCTCTTGCGGAAGAGCCGGCTCTCCAACGAACTTCGACAAGACATTTTCTTCACTTTTAGCATTTTTCACTTGAACATCCTGCATCCATATCTTCAACAAATGCTTATACCAATGATCGGTTTCCATCCCGGGTTTTCGGAAACGGGAAACCCTACTAAGGAGAGAGCTACTATCAGCTAAATGTTTGATCTCTGATTCCTTTACTTTCTTCAAACCATGACCCAACCATTTCTTCCCTATTCTCGCCGTCCCGTAATTCCAACTCTCGAGCTTCTGCAAAGCAAACAACTCAACTTTATCTTTCATCTTATGAACCGCTTTCACGGCATTACTATCTTCAACATTCCTCTTTACCAATGTCCCCAAAAACCGAACACCCCTAGTCCCTACACACGGCAGCACATCAGTTCCATCTCCAACATCCAACATCAAAGATTCCTTCAAATAACTCTCAATCTCAGACTTAAAACTAACCGCACAATCCCTCGTACCAGAAACCGCGAAAAAAATCTCATCCATAAACCTAACGCAATAAACTTTAACACCCGAATTCTCAACAACACCAACATTACCATCATCACTACCATTACCATTACCATTCAACTGACTCCTAAACCAACCACGCAACGCTGAGAACGGCTTCTCTCCATCAACAACCTCTCCACCAGCACGTACACCTTCGTATTTCATCGCCAACCTATGAAACTCACTATCAAACATATCAAGATAAATATTCATCAAAATCGGCGACAAAACCCCTTCCTGCGGCAAACCATCTCCCTTAGCAAATCCACCaaactcaaaattcaaaaccctagCATCAAACATAC
Encoded proteins:
- the LOC131593245 gene encoding nuclear intron maturase 4, mitochondrial encodes the protein MTKLTTSHFLKPLHTLSFLRLTSSLSQPSNHHDNTLSKPTLATELASLIQPESPTAKTLNPKPQTRTQLKRFLELQIKKRVKSNLSHNTGKFHNLLQNVVSNPQTLNDAYNIIKLNSNIIPNNHPVTASANNANGYFIDDVAHQLNENLTIHPVTVSAKSGVDNGNGYFIDDVAKQLHEGSFDASANTYSISTRKNQKKKESRLKEDEDFSTLILPNLKLRVVQEALRIVLEVIFKPSFSRISHGCRSGRGRAAALKYICKGVVSPDWWFTLLVRKKFDGLLMEKLVCVMEDKIEDGCLFDLMRSMFDARVLNFEFGGFAKGDGLPQEGVLSPILMNIYLDMFDSEFHRLAMKYEGVRAGGEVVDGEKPFSALRGWFRSQLNGNGNGSDDGNVGVVENSGVKVYCVRFMDEIFFAVSGTRDCAVSFKSEIESYLKESLMLDVGDGTDVLPCVGTRGVRFLGTLVKRNVEDSNAVKAVHKMKDKVELFALQKLESWNYGTARIGKKWLGHGLKKVKESEIKHLADSSSLLSRVSRFRKPGMETDHWYKHLLKIWMQDVQVKNAKSEENVLSKFVGEPALPQELTDSFYEFMKQAEKYISAEADSILKLLPNNNSSEEKVVAKTEIIAPVYVIKKRLERYGLTTPDGFPRSANLLVMHDTSEIIDWFSGIACRWLKWYENCANFNEIKLLISDQVRKSCIRTLATKYRIHETEIEKRFDEELSWLPQAHDAEKETMNEVSGVEVFDNDEALMYGIVYSGLCLLSLARIVTEARPCNCFVNGCSAPAPRVYTLHVMERQKSPSWKTGFSTCIHPSLNKRRLGLCKQHLKDLYLGHISLQSIDFGAWK